A window from Citrus sinensis cultivar Valencia sweet orange chromosome 3, DVS_A1.0, whole genome shotgun sequence encodes these proteins:
- the LOC127901249 gene encoding elicitor-responsive protein 3-like isoform X1 → MPTGTLEVLLVGCKGLEDSDFLAGSVDPYVVLTCRTQEQKSSIGSGSGPEWNETFVFTITGDVTELTLKIMDKDTFSNDDYLGEATISLEPLFMEGSLPPTAYNVVKNQEYCGEIRVGLTFTPERDGDGAY, encoded by the exons ATGCCAACAGGAACGCTTGAAGTCCTTCTTGTTGGCTGCAAAGGCCTTGAGGATTCTGATTTCCTCG CAGGTAGTGTAGATCCGTATGTCGTTCTTACTTGCCGGACACAGGAGCAGAAAAGCAGTATCGGATCAG GATCTGGACCTGAATGGAACGAGACCTTCGTGTTTACAATTACAGGTGATGTTACGGAACTCACTTTGAAAATCATGGACAAGGATACATTTAGCAACGACGATTATCTTGGAGAAGCAAC CATTTCATTAGAGCCTTTGTTCATGGAAGGAAGCCTTCCTCCAACTGCTTACAATGTTGTTAAGAACCAGGAGTACTGCGGGGAGATTAGAGTTGGCCTTACTTTCACGCCCGAG AGAGACGGCGACGGGGCATACTGA
- the LOC127901249 gene encoding elicitor-responsive protein 3-like isoform X3, with protein sequence MPTGTLEVLLVGCKGLEDSDFLAGSVDPYVVLTCRTQEQKSSIGSGDVTELTLKIMDKDTFSNDDYLGEATISLEPLFMEGSLPPTAYNVVKNQEYCGEIRVGLTFTPERDGDGAY encoded by the exons ATGCCAACAGGAACGCTTGAAGTCCTTCTTGTTGGCTGCAAAGGCCTTGAGGATTCTGATTTCCTCG CAGGTAGTGTAGATCCGTATGTCGTTCTTACTTGCCGGACACAGGAGCAGAAAAGCAGTATCGGATCAG GTGATGTTACGGAACTCACTTTGAAAATCATGGACAAGGATACATTTAGCAACGACGATTATCTTGGAGAAGCAAC CATTTCATTAGAGCCTTTGTTCATGGAAGGAAGCCTTCCTCCAACTGCTTACAATGTTGTTAAGAACCAGGAGTACTGCGGGGAGATTAGAGTTGGCCTTACTTTCACGCCCGAG AGAGACGGCGACGGGGCATACTGA
- the LOC102631430 gene encoding uncharacterized protein LOC102631430 isoform X1, translating to MADKKLSGPIPDGWSLEIKKKKDGSKVLSYICPGTGQCFSSYEDMMRYVIYAKNAELPIFVPNFPWWQRNQNAGQSSESADDQIEQNLDLDKGTDLEKSLDSVKGANIEKYLDPEKGSDIEKSLISKKGTDAKSLDSEKSADAGENLKPQNNASDNLSAPAADTFTHEQLFFLQQIPNVPPVPARSHGEEKSPLVAIPPAMIQEFAAANPRPRPGASKPRRFRRWGHKKSAAGRYN from the exons ATGGCAGACAAAAAATTATCAGGGCCGATTCCTGATGGCTGGAGCCTTGAgatcaaaaagaagaaagatgggTCTAAAGTTTTG TCCTACATCTGCCCTGGAACAGGACAATGTTTTTCCTCCTATGAGGATATGATGCGATATGTCATCTATGCCAAAAACGCTGAGCTTCCCATCTTTGTGCCG AACTTCCCATGGTGGCAGAGGAACCAAAATGCTGGCCAGAGCTCTGAGTCTGCTGATGATCAGA TTGAGCAAAACTTGGACTTAGACAAAGGCACTGATTTGGAGAAAAGTTTGGACTCGGTGAAGGGTGCTAATATTGAGAAATATTTGGACCCAGAGAAAGGCTCTGATATTGAGAAAAGTTTGATCTCGAAGAAAGGCACTGATGCCAAGAGCTTAGACTCAGAGAAAAGTGCGGATGCAGGAGAGAATCTGAAACCCCAGAATAATGCAAGTGACAACCTCTCAGCTCCTGCAGCAGACACCTTTACTCATGAACAACTGTTTTTTTTACAGCAGATACCCAATGTTCCTCCTGTGCCAGCAAGGTCCCATGGTGAAGAAAAATCTCCTCTGGTGGCAATCCCCCCTGCCATGATTCAAGAATTTGCCGCGGCAAACCCAAGGCCCAGGCCTGGGGCTTCCAAGCCTAGGCGCTTCCGTAGGTGGGGTCATAAGAAGAGTGCAGCAGGGAGATATAATTAA
- the LOC127901452 gene encoding cell division protein FtsY homolog, chloroplastic-like, with product MAMASATPTRLPLISKHTSFYLTNCLPQTRFSHCTAIRPATNRFKCSAGGQTGFFTRLGRLIKEKAKSDVEKIFSGFSKTRDNLAVIDELLLYWNLADTDKVLDELEEALLVSDFGPRITIKIVESLRDDILAGKLKSGPDIKDALKNSVLDLLTKKGNKTELQLGYRKPAVVLIVGVNGGGKTTSLGKLAYRLKNEGAKTLMAAGDTFRAAASDQLEIWAERTGCEIVVAEGEKAKASSVLSQAVKRGKEQGFDIVLCDTSGRLHTNYSLMEELVACKKAVGKVVNGAPNEILLVLDGTTGLNMLPQAREFNDVVGITGLILTKLDGSARGGCVVSVVDELGIPVKFVGVGEGVEDLQPFDAEAFVNAIFS from the exons ATGGCTATGGCTTCAGCTACTCCCACCCGTCTCCCACTGATCTCCAAACACACTTCCTTCTACTTGACCAACTGCCTCCCTCAGACTCGATTCTCTCATTGCACGGCGATACGACCAGCCACGAACCGGTTCAAATGCTCAGCCGGTGGGCAGACCGGGTTCTTCACCCGTCTAGGGCGGTTGATTAAAGAGAAAGCCAAGAGTGACGTGGAGAAGATATTTTCTGGATTCTCCAAAACCAGAGACAACCTCGCCGTCATTGACGAGCTACTACTTTACTGGAACCTCGCTGACACAGACAAAGTGCTCGATGAACTGGAAGAG GCTTTGTTAGTGTCTGATTTTGGGCCAAGAATCACTATTAAGATTGTGGAGAGTTTACGAGACGATATACTAGCAGGGAAGCTCAAATCAGGACCCGACATTAAG GATGCATTGAAGAATAGTGTATTGGATTTGCTGACTAAGAAAGGGAACAAGACTGAGCTTCAACTTGGATACAG GAAACCAGCTGTGGTCTTGATTGTTGGTGTCAATGGTGGTGGAAAAACAACATCACTAG GAAAGCTGGCATATAGATTAAAGAACGAAGGGGCAAAG ACACTGATGGCAGCAGGTGACACTTTTAGAGCAGCCGCTAGTGATCAACTGGAAATATGGGCAGAGAGGACTGGTTGTGAGATTGTTGTGGCTGAAGGAGAGAAGGCCAAAGCATCATCAG TTCTTTCACAGGCTGTGAAAAGAGGGAAAGAACAGGGttttgatattgttttgtGTGACACATCTGGAC gTCTCCACACAAACTACAGCCTGATGGAAGAGTTGGTTGCATGCAAGAAAGCTGTGGGCAAAGTTGTTAACGGTGCACCTAAT GAGATCCTACTAGTTCTGGATGGGACTACTGGCTTGAATATGCTTCCACAAGCAAGAGAATTTAATGAT GTTGTCGGAATAACTGGTTTAATTTTGACAAAGCTGGATGGTTCTGCTAGAGGTGGCTGTGTG GTCAGTGTCGTCGATGAGCTTGGCATTCCTGTAAAGTTTGTGGGTGTTGGTGAAGGTGTGGAGGACCTACAACCCTTCGATGCAGAGGCCTTTGTTAATGCCATATTTTCATGA
- the LOC127898625 gene encoding uncharacterized protein LOC127898625: protein MADEQNPSDALPNGWIAVIEEGDTVKSFTNIETHQTFNTREELNRYVAYASRANLPQRVDCNQPVEVRCTRCWCTGHTAPECNCSDRLVKIYNEMLFGRANEKVRKCKRCGRGGHNIRNCHGPIFKS from the exons ATGGCTGATGAACAGAACCCATCCGATGCTTTGCCTAATGGATGGATTGCTGTCATCGAAGAAGGTGATACGGTGAAA TCATTCACCAATATTGAGACACATCAAACATTTAACACAAGAGAGGAGCTGAACCGTTATGTTGCATATGCAAGCCGAGCAAACCTTCCTCAAAGG gtGGACTGTAACCAACCAGTGGAAGTGCGTTGCACTCGATGCTGGTGCACTGGACACACTGCTCCGGAATGTAATTGCTCTGATAGACTCGTTAAG ATCTATAATGAAATGTTGTTTGGACGCGCAAATGAAAAAGTTAGGAAGTGCAAGCGCTGTGGCCGAGGGGGGCATAACATCCGCAATTGCCATGGACCTATATTCAAAAGCTGA
- the LOC102607996 gene encoding digalactosyldiacylglycerol synthase 2, chloroplastic yields the protein MDRKQQHIAIFTTASLPWLTGTAVNPLFRAAYLAKDGETRVTLVIPWLSLIDQKLVYPENITFTSPKQHETYVRRWLEERTGFTSTFDIRFYPGKFAIDKRSILGVGDISEVISDEVADIAVLEEPEHLTWFHHGKRWKTKFRYVVGIVHTNYLEYVKREKNGRLQAFLLKYANSWLVDIYCHKVIRLSAATQEYANSIICNVHGVNPKFLEIGKKKKEQQQNGTHAFAKGAYYIGKMVWSKGYKELLELLDDHQKELAGLEVDLYGNGEDFNQIQEAAEKLKIVVRVYPGRDHADLIFHDYKVFLNPSTTDVVCTTTAEALAMGKIVVCANHPSNDFFKQFPNCRTYDDRNGFVEATLKALAEEPALPTEAQRHQLSWESATERFLQVAELDQAVVKKPSKSPSKHFASTSLNLKKNMEEASAYVHFLASGFETSRRAFGAIPGSLHPDEELCKELGLVTPMSKQG from the exons ATGGATAGGAAACAACAGCATATTGCTATATTTACAACTGCAAGTCTGCCTTGGTTGACTGGGACAGCTGTGAATCCTCTGTTCCGTGCTGCCTATCTTGCAAAAGATGGCGAAACAAGAGTTACTTTGGTGATTCCTTGGTTATCTTTGATAGATCAAAAACTAGTATATCCCGAAAACATCACTTTCACTTCCCCCAAACAGCATGAGACATATGTTCGTCGGTGGCTTGAGGAGAGGACTGGTTTTACATCTACTTTTGATATACGCTTTTATCCTGGAAAG TTTGCAATAGATAAAAGGAGCATTCTTGGTGTAGGAGACATATCGGAAGTCATCTCTGATGAAGTGGCAGATATTGCTGTCCTTGAGGAGCCTGAGCATCTTACGTGGTTTCATCATGGGAAAAGATGGAAAACTAAATTCCGCTATGTTGTAGGAATTGTACACACCAATTACCTAGAATATGTCAAGAGAGAGAAGAATGGACGATTACAAGCTTTTCTTCTTAAATATGCAAATAGCTGGCTTGTTGATATCTATTGCCACAAG GTAATTAGGTTGTCTGCTGCCACACAGGAATATGCTAATTCCATTATCTGCAATGTTCATGGAGTCAATCCTAAATTCCTTGAAATtggcaagaaaaagaaggagCAGCAACAAAATGGGACCCATGCTTTTGCAAAGGGTGCCTACTACATTGGGAAGATGGTGTGGAGTAAAGGCTATAAGGAGCTGCTTGAACTTCTTGATGACCATCAAAAGGAGCTAGCAGGGCTTGAAGTGGATTTatatggcaatggggaggacttcaatcaaattcaagaagctgctgaaaagttaaaaatagtAGTTAGAGTTTACCCTGGACGTGATCATGCTGACCTCATATTCCATGA TTATAAAGTGTTCCTGAATCCAAGCACAACAGACGTTGTTTGCACAACCACAGCCGAAGCATTGGCCATGGGAAAAATTGTTGTCTGTGCCAACCACCCCTCAAATGACTTCTTCAAGCAATTCCCAAATTGCCGAACTTATGATGACAGAAATGGGTTTGTTGAAGCCACACTGAAAGCACTTGCTGAAGAGCCTGCTCTACCAACTGAAGCACAGAGGCATCAACTGTCATGGGAGTCTGCTACAGAACGGTTTCTGCAAGTTGCTGAGCTGGACCAGGCTGTTGTGAAGAAACCATCGAAAAGTCCTTCAAAGCACTTTGCATCCAcatcattaaatttgaagaaaaacaTGGAGGAGGCTTCAGCTTATGTGCATTTTTTAGCATCTGGATTTGAAACATCGAGAAGAGCATTCGGTGCAATTCCTGGGAGCTTGCATCCGGACGAAGAGCTATGCAAAGAACTTGGGTTGGTAACCCCTATGAGCAAGCAAGGCTGA
- the LOC102631430 gene encoding uncharacterized protein LOC102631430 isoform X2 produces MSSMPKTLSFPSLCRTSHGGRGTKMLARALSLLMIRLPSLAGAVEQNLDLDKGTDLEKSLDSVKGANIEKYLDPEKGSDIEKSLISKKGTDAKSLDSEKSADAGENLKPQNNASDNLSAPAADTFTHEQLFFLQQIPNVPPVPARSHGEEKSPLVAIPPAMIQEFAAANPRPRPGASKPRRFRRWGHKKSAAGRYN; encoded by the exons ATGTCATCTATGCCAAAAACGCTGAGCTTCCCATCTTTGTGCCG AACTTCCCATGGTGGCAGAGGAACCAAAATGCTGGCCAGAGCTCTGAGTCTGCTGATGATCAGA CTACCCTCTCTTGCTGGTGCAGTTGAGCAAAACTTGGACTTAGACAAAGGCACTGATTTGGAGAAAAGTTTGGACTCGGTGAAGGGTGCTAATATTGAGAAATATTTGGACCCAGAGAAAGGCTCTGATATTGAGAAAAGTTTGATCTCGAAGAAAGGCACTGATGCCAAGAGCTTAGACTCAGAGAAAAGTGCGGATGCAGGAGAGAATCTGAAACCCCAGAATAATGCAAGTGACAACCTCTCAGCTCCTGCAGCAGACACCTTTACTCATGAACAACTGTTTTTTTTACAGCAGATACCCAATGTTCCTCCTGTGCCAGCAAGGTCCCATGGTGAAGAAAAATCTCCTCTGGTGGCAATCCCCCCTGCCATGATTCAAGAATTTGCCGCGGCAAACCCAAGGCCCAGGCCTGGGGCTTCCAAGCCTAGGCGCTTCCGTAGGTGGGGTCATAAGAAGAGTGCAGCAGGGAGATATAATTAA
- the LOC102631430 gene encoding uncharacterized protein LOC102631430 isoform X3, translated as MMRYVIYAKNAELPIFVPNFPWWQRNQNAGQSSESADDQIEQNLDLDKGTDLEKSLDSVKGANIEKYLDPEKGSDIEKSLISKKGTDAKSLDSEKSADAGENLKPQNNASDNLSAPAADTFTHEQLFFLQQIPNVPPVPARSHGEEKSPLVAIPPAMIQEFAAANPRPRPGASKPRRFRRWGHKKSAAGRYN; from the exons ATGATGCGATATGTCATCTATGCCAAAAACGCTGAGCTTCCCATCTTTGTGCCG AACTTCCCATGGTGGCAGAGGAACCAAAATGCTGGCCAGAGCTCTGAGTCTGCTGATGATCAGA TTGAGCAAAACTTGGACTTAGACAAAGGCACTGATTTGGAGAAAAGTTTGGACTCGGTGAAGGGTGCTAATATTGAGAAATATTTGGACCCAGAGAAAGGCTCTGATATTGAGAAAAGTTTGATCTCGAAGAAAGGCACTGATGCCAAGAGCTTAGACTCAGAGAAAAGTGCGGATGCAGGAGAGAATCTGAAACCCCAGAATAATGCAAGTGACAACCTCTCAGCTCCTGCAGCAGACACCTTTACTCATGAACAACTGTTTTTTTTACAGCAGATACCCAATGTTCCTCCTGTGCCAGCAAGGTCCCATGGTGAAGAAAAATCTCCTCTGGTGGCAATCCCCCCTGCCATGATTCAAGAATTTGCCGCGGCAAACCCAAGGCCCAGGCCTGGGGCTTCCAAGCCTAGGCGCTTCCGTAGGTGGGGTCATAAGAAGAGTGCAGCAGGGAGATATAATTAA
- the LOC127901249 gene encoding elicitor-responsive protein 3-like isoform X4 — MPTGTLEVLLVGCKGLEDSDFLGSVDPYVVLTCRTQEQKSSIGSGDVTELTLKIMDKDTFSNDDYLGEATISLEPLFMEGSLPPTAYNVVKNQEYCGEIRVGLTFTPERDGDGAY; from the exons ATGCCAACAGGAACGCTTGAAGTCCTTCTTGTTGGCTGCAAAGGCCTTGAGGATTCTGATTTCCTCG GTAGTGTAGATCCGTATGTCGTTCTTACTTGCCGGACACAGGAGCAGAAAAGCAGTATCGGATCAG GTGATGTTACGGAACTCACTTTGAAAATCATGGACAAGGATACATTTAGCAACGACGATTATCTTGGAGAAGCAAC CATTTCATTAGAGCCTTTGTTCATGGAAGGAAGCCTTCCTCCAACTGCTTACAATGTTGTTAAGAACCAGGAGTACTGCGGGGAGATTAGAGTTGGCCTTACTTTCACGCCCGAG AGAGACGGCGACGGGGCATACTGA
- the LOC127901249 gene encoding elicitor-responsive protein 3-like isoform X2, whose amino-acid sequence MPTGTLEVLLVGCKGLEDSDFLGSVDPYVVLTCRTQEQKSSIGSGSGPEWNETFVFTITGDVTELTLKIMDKDTFSNDDYLGEATISLEPLFMEGSLPPTAYNVVKNQEYCGEIRVGLTFTPERDGDGAY is encoded by the exons ATGCCAACAGGAACGCTTGAAGTCCTTCTTGTTGGCTGCAAAGGCCTTGAGGATTCTGATTTCCTCG GTAGTGTAGATCCGTATGTCGTTCTTACTTGCCGGACACAGGAGCAGAAAAGCAGTATCGGATCAG GATCTGGACCTGAATGGAACGAGACCTTCGTGTTTACAATTACAGGTGATGTTACGGAACTCACTTTGAAAATCATGGACAAGGATACATTTAGCAACGACGATTATCTTGGAGAAGCAAC CATTTCATTAGAGCCTTTGTTCATGGAAGGAAGCCTTCCTCCAACTGCTTACAATGTTGTTAAGAACCAGGAGTACTGCGGGGAGATTAGAGTTGGCCTTACTTTCACGCCCGAG AGAGACGGCGACGGGGCATACTGA
- the LOC127901505 gene encoding uncharacterized protein LOC127901505, with the protein MAQQSSAKEVDPEDVSKVIVFLKEVGASSSIPDDCCTNDSYSNILGRHIKVHKIQRGRLICHLSVKPAILNFFGGIHGGAIAAFSERMAIACARTVVAEDKEIFLGELGISYLSAAPHNAELIMEASVVRSGRNVTVVAVEFKFNDTGKLVCASHATFYNTPIAKL; encoded by the exons ATGGCGCAACAGTCGTCGGCGAAAGAAGTAGATCCTGAAGACGTGTCTAAAGTTATCGTTTTCTTGAAGGAGGTGGGAGCTTCCAGTTCGATTCCGGACGATTGCTGTACAAACGACTCCTACTCCAATATTCTTGGCCGCCATATCAAAGTCCACAAAATCCAACGGGGCCGCCTTATCTGCCACCTCTCTGTTAAACCCGCTATCCTC AACTTTTTTGGTGGAATACATGGAGGGGCGATTGCAGCTTTCTCGGAGAGAATGGCAATTGCTTGTGCTCGAACTGTTGTTGCTGAGGATAAGGAGATTTTTCTCGGTGAATTGGGCATCTCTTATCTTTCCGCTGCCCCACATAAT GCGGAGTTGATAATGGAAGCGTCTGTTGTGCGCAGTGGAAGAAATGTGACTGTGGTTGCAGTGGAGTTTAAATTCAACGACACTGGGAAGCTAGTATGTGCTTCTCATGCTACCTTTTACAATACACCAATTGCCAAGTTATGA